The nucleotide sequence ACGCTCGTCGGCAGCGCGACGGCACGCGCGGCCCGTGGCGACGCATTGGCCGGCGCGGGAATGCCAAGTCGAGCGAAGGGTAGTGCCCAGTTGTCGGTGGCGAACGTGCCGGCGGGATTGGGGAGCCAGACCCAAGCGTGCATCACCGCGAGGCGCGGCCCATCGGTGCTGCCGCCGAGGTGAGTGTGGCCGAGCAGGAGACTTTCTTCGTCGATCGTGCCGACGTGGTCGTGCCATTCTGCTGACGGCGGCATGTCGGGCGCCTTTTCGCCAGCGCGAAGGATGAGGGTGTAGACGACGCCGGTGAAAGTGCGGCGGCCATCGATCGTCGCGTACGTCAAGATCGATGGCATTGGTGTGGATTCGCTGCGCATGACGCTCTCCCCGCGGACCCAGTGCTCGCCCATCGCCGGGAAGTCGGGGCCGATGCGCACGTAATTCTCGGCGATGGCGACGTTGATGTCCTGAAAGCGCGCAGTCGTCGCGCGAGCCTGAGCGACGAATCTGGCAACGCTGGCGCTGTCCGGACGCTGGGCCCCGACGTTCCTCGCGGCTACAGTTGCCGCGACAGCTGAGACCAACGCCTTCGCTGCGCTCAGAGTGACACGTTTCATCGAATGAAGACCAGGAAGTCCTGGCGCTTGTCGGCGAGAATGCGGCGCAGAGCGTCGGGTGGGATGCCTTGGGGATATCGACTCAGCAGCCGGATCGAATCGAAATCTTCGGGCGAAGGCCTGCGGCGATGGCGAATAGCGACGTTCGAATGAGCGAACGCGCCGGAGTCGATGACACTGAAAGGCACCAGCATTACGCGATCGTGGGTGAGGATCACGAGCGCGGTGTCGCGCGCCTCGAGCAACTCGCCGTCAAGGCGGGAGGTCGCCAGGACAAGCCACGCGGTCACCCCGGCGGCGCTGTGCGCCGGCGGATATGTCTCCGGACCCGGACCGGCGTGAATGACACACGCGGACACCGACAACACGATGACGATCAGCGCGAGGCGCTTCATGACTTCCTCACCGGAATGCGCGTCGAATAGAACTTCTGATCGGCCGAATCGCGTTGCGAGGCCCAGAGGCGTAGCGCCTTCTCTAACGACGCCGACGATGGAACGAAGGTCGCCACGTCGCCACTGTCGCGTCTGAGCCAGTTGCCTCTGATCCACTCGATGTAGTAACCCTGCGAGGCCAGAAGAAAGGTGCGCGCCGAATCCTTTGGCGCTCGACCGACGTCGAAGGAGACCCAGAAGCGATCGCCGGGCTGGGTGCGCACGTAACGATCGTCGGCGGCGCGCAGGTTGCGCTTCGCCAGGGTCGCGAGGCTGTCGTTGTCGGCGCGGACACGCGTCACGCCGATCAACCGGGGACGCGGCCGGGTGAAGGCGGTTGACAGCCCGACCCAATCGATGCGCCATTCGTCGGCGGTGAAGGAGAGACGGACGCGCAGACTGTCCTCCTCCAGCACGGGGACGACGGTCGCGGCACGTCGCCAGGCGACGGGTCCATACGTAGGATGTCGCTCGATGTCGCGCCAATGCTTGCCATCGCGAACCGCCACGCGCAAACCAAAGTTCTTGCGATACCATAGGCCGAACTGGATCATCGGGCCGATGCGGTGCATGTCGCGCTGGAGCCAGTCGATCGACCGAGCACCCGGCTCGGCGAGCATGAGATCATACAACAGCACGGTGTTGAGCAGACTGCTACGGAGCTCGAGACCGATGACGGCGCTGTCCCCTCGCGGACGCGGAAAGGCGAGGTCTATGTAATCGCCAGGATCCTCTCCGGTGGCCCGGGCGAGGGTCACGCTGTCGGTGGCGAAGACGTTTCGGTCCGCTCGCGCGAGTGTCGCGCGAACGTCCCGGCCGGCGCGATCGCGCGCCGAAGCCGCCGCGGAGAAGTCACCGACGACAATCGGCCGCCCGTGCTCGTCGGGAAATACCTGGCTGCGCGGATCGTGGCGGACCTCGAGCAGCTCGAGGTGATTGATGTAGTGGGTCTCGAGAGCCTCATTGCGGACATCCAGGGTGACGACGCCGGCGCTGTCGCCGTGCGTGTGGAGGAGGTCGATGTCGCGCGCCTCGAGCAACGGCGAAATCCGTCTCGCGAAAATCTCCGCTTCGAGCGCAGGCTTGCCGCCGCTATCGGCATATATGGTGGGGCAGGAGCCGAAGATGAGCACGGCGGCAGCGACGTCGACAACGAAGGACGCCGACATCGTCACCGCCGACACGAGCGTGCTGGCCGGCGCATTGATGTCGCGCTCGAAGGTCTCGAGTCCGACGACGCTGTCGAAGGGAATTGGCTCGAGAGGGAGGGATTCATTAAGGGCGCCGACGCGACGGCCGCCGCCGCGCGCGGTGAGCGTATGCCCCTGGACGCGGATGCCGTCGTCGTAGACGACGGTGGATCCGTCTCTCAGATGCGCTTTGACGGGCGACTTGACGTCGTACGGGTTGCGCGGATCGAGGGCGCGGACCTGCGTGCCGCGCGAGATGCTAACGAGAACGCAAGCTGCGCCGGCTAGCGGCAGACAGGCGACCAGCGTGCGACGGAGCAATGTCCAGCGGAACTCTGATGACACGCGAGCGTCTCCTTTCGTTCGTAGTTAGGTGACTACCGCTTTCCGGCGCGAGCCCCACAGCCCGGCGCGCCTCTCGCCGGTGAGCTCGGCGCATTCGCTCCAGGGCAGGTCACGACCGCCACTCCGAAGCGGATGGGCGATAAGCTGCGCCAGGGGCAATTCATGGATGAACACCCCGCCGGCGGCGAGCACGCGGGCGATCTGGCGCAGCGCCGCGCCGGGTTGGTCGATGTGATAACAAGTGCCGAAGTCGATCACGACGTTAAACTCGCCGTCGGCAAATGGCAGCTGCCGAACGTCGCCGACCTGGAGCTCGGCGCTCACGCCGAAGTGCGCAAGGCGCGCTTGCGCCAGGGCGATGAGATCGGGGGCGATGTCGATGCCCACCAGTCGCGATGGCTGGCAGCGCCGCGCGAGCTCGGTGAGGGCGACCCCCCTTCCGCAGCCCACCTCGAGCAGGCGGCACCCGCGCGCGACGGGAAGGGCGCGGAGCAGGGCTGGGATCTCCACCCAGCTCTGGAGCGCGTTGCGATACTCCTGATTGGCAAAGCGGCGATAGGGCATACAACTGGAACGCGGAATAACAGGCCAGATCGGCTCATTTCAAGCCGAAGCGTGCGCTTCACATGTGGCCGTCCTTATGCCCGCTGAATACTCGGGGCGCGAAATCCGCGCTGTCGCCTTCAAAGAGCTTCGCTTTGATGACCGAGTGCGTACCCTCGCTACTGCGCGCGCTGACGACGGCCATCGAGCCCACTGAGAGACGAACGCCGGCTACTGAGACTCGCTTGCCGAGCGTGGCATGACGACAGCAGACGCGTTTTGCAGGAGCGCTTTGGCGCGGTTCCGGCGCGTATTGGAGCGCGCGGCCTGGATGATACCGAAACCAATAATGCCTAACGCGAAGTAATACCGTCCTCCACCAACTGACGCCATTGCGTATGTACTGATCGTGACTCCCAGTCCGATCACGAGAAACAGCACTGCGGCGTTGCCTTGGCGCCTCGCGCGATCTAGTTCGATGTTCAGGTCGTCGACACTGGGGAGTGGATCGGCGTCGCTTGCATCCTGAACCGACAACTCCTCCATGTTTTTGTTTGGACGAAATGTGGCGCGCACCAGGGGTGAAAAGTTCCAATACGCTGCCCACGCGATTGACACTGCCGCCGTGGGTAGCGCGAAGGACCAGGCGATCAAATGGATCGCCGCAGCAACACCATATTAACCGGCGGCAACAATCAATACGCCGCGCCAGAAAGTCGGCGCTAGAGGATCTCGACGGTACACCAGCACGAGTCCGATCACCAGAATGACATCATGCAGACCATACTTGACTCCCGTCCAGGATAGCGCGACGGACGCTGCCAGGGTTTGGTAGGTCAGGGTGATCACGTTCAGCGCGACCAGCACGACGAACAAGGCAAGCCAGCCGTCGACACCGGGTGTAATTACAGGCTCGGCATGGCTTGCTGGCTCGCTTCCAGGTAATTCGGAGTTCGTCGTTATGGAGGCGTCTGGCCGACTCGACGCGAGAGCTTCGTCTTCGGGCTTCAACTCCATGCCACGCTTCCCCAGCTCGTTTTTCAGGGATAGCCAAGCCTCTGGCCGCAAGCTGTTCTCTCCAGCTCGGACAAGCTCGAATAGTTCTGCATCAAGCTCCGAGACGTCCAGGTAGCCATCATTATCGTTTGCTCACATCACTCCGCGTGGCGATCAGTACTGGATTTTTTGCGCCTTGGTCACATCTTCGGCGAGACCGGCAAAGTCTTGGCGCGCACGTCTGACGCGCAGATTCGATTCTGCTTTCGGAGGGTGACAATGTGGAGCGCGAGTGATTTAGCAGACTCCTGGGAGGCCAATCGGCAGTACCTTGCCAACCATACGCGTCAATCGCTCGACCAGTTCGTGGATGAGCATCCCGGTTGGTTCGGTGTGGTGCTTGCGACGACGGCGCAGACTCTCGTCGAAGCACCGATGGCAATTGGCTCCGGCTTTGTCGACGTGCTGAACCTCGGCAAAGGCGCTGCAGAAGGTGGTTGGGGCTATCTCCAGGACGGACTCCGCTTCATTACGATCGTCGCGCCGCTTGCTCGCGGTGGTCAGGCAGTCCTCTCTCGCATTCTCGCTGTTGGACAGGGGGAGAACTGCACCTGGATTGCTGCCACGAAAGCGTTGCAGATAACCGGCACGCGTCCGTTCGCGGCGCTGTCGGATCTGGCGAACGCCGCGGGACGTCCTGTATCGGCCACCGGACCGGCATTCATCGACGAGCTTGTCGCGGCGCTCCGCGCGTTAGGCGCTCGCCTCCGGCTGCTGCCAAATCCCGGAACGCTCGCCGACGTGGAACGCGCGGTGGCGGCAAATCGGAACGGGGTTACCCTGTTCAGCGTCGAGTGGAGCAACCCTGCCTATCGAGGCGGTGTTGGCCACACACTCGCGGCGGCGTGGAACGCCGCTCGTGGTTGTGTGGTGTTCGTGGACCGTTCCGGGAACGTTGTCGCAGGCCTCGCTGAATTGGAGCGACTCTACCCCGGTATCGGTGGTGCGACACCCTACGGTACCATGGCGTTCATCCAAAACGGCCTGATCCCGCAAGCCAGCTTGCTCAAGGGCACAGTGGTGAGCAGCATCGCCGATGCGGTGTTTCTCGAGCTCAAAACTGTTTTCGCCCCACCGCCCGCGGTCGCCGACAAGATCAAACAGGGCCCAACTCCACAGGCCTCGGCCCCTTCGCTGATGCACATGGTGTCAGGCGGCGAGTCGCTCTCGAAGATTGCCCTGGCGAGCTATGGAGACATGTTCCTTTGGCCGCTCCTGTTCGACGCGAATCGTGGCGCGATCGGTGCGAATCCCGACGTGATTCGCCCTGGCCAATCGTTGAAGGTGCCGCCTCTCTCTTCGTTCACGAGCTCTCAAATCCACGACGCGCATGTGCGCGGCAAGGCGTGGAGGCCCCATCGGTGAAAGCTTGGCCCGGTTCGTGACTCCTGCCTAACAAATCATCATTCTATTTCCGGGCCGATAGCATGCGGAGCGTCATTGAGCAGTTCGACCTCGACGATCGATCCGTTCGCTAGATGGAATGTACGGCGGAGACTCCGACTGGCGACGATCTCGACGACCCAAGGGTCGGGCCGATCCTTTGC is from Gemmatimonadaceae bacterium and encodes:
- a CDS encoding class I SAM-dependent methyltransferase — translated: MPYRRFANQEYRNALQSWVEIPALLRALPVARGCRLLEVGCGRGVALTELARRCQPSRLVGIDIAPDLIALAQARLAHFGVSAELQVGDVRQLPFADGEFNVVIDFGTCYHIDQPGAALRQIARVLAAGGVFIHELPLAQLIAHPLRSGGRDLPWSECAELTGERRAGLWGSRRKAVVT